In a genomic window of Streptomyces katrae:
- a CDS encoding HEAT repeat domain-containing protein, whose amino-acid sequence MTTHIKTLVQQLDGKAEESYDARAELIWIGADAIPAIIDGLPSLGGFGQLTAIEVFEEVGDPRCGPALIDLLESRNPTVREWAAVALASLEIDGAIEPLRRAYRACLERATPPDWTESAGIRWALTELDARSPVVPPLTARLRATAADNAPGWPAARFTEIVNDLADHAQVILYSQFWRVDAGRTYGISGTALDWELDWTAPWEHLVEASRTWSLLEASEISSDTGRRG is encoded by the coding sequence ATGACCACCCACATCAAGACACTCGTCCAGCAGCTCGACGGTAAAGCCGAAGAGTCCTACGACGCCCGCGCAGAGCTGATCTGGATCGGCGCCGACGCCATACCGGCCATCATCGACGGGCTGCCTTCCCTCGGCGGCTTCGGCCAGCTGACCGCCATCGAGGTCTTCGAGGAAGTGGGCGATCCCCGCTGCGGCCCAGCCCTCATCGACCTGCTGGAAAGCCGCAACCCGACCGTGCGCGAATGGGCGGCCGTGGCCCTGGCGAGCCTGGAGATCGACGGCGCCATCGAGCCCCTGCGCCGCGCCTACCGCGCCTGCCTGGAACGGGCGACCCCACCGGACTGGACCGAGTCTGCCGGCATCCGCTGGGCGCTGACCGAACTCGACGCCCGTAGCCCTGTCGTCCCGCCGCTCACCGCGCGACTACGAGCCACCGCTGCGGACAACGCCCCCGGCTGGCCCGCGGCCCGCTTCACCGAGATCGTCAACGACCTGGCCGACCACGCCCAGGTGATCCTCTACTCCCAGTTCTGGCGGGTGGACGCCGGCCGCACGTACGGCATCTCCGGCACCGCACTGGACTGGGAACTCGACTGGACCGCGCCCTGGGAGCACCTCGTCGAAGCGTCCCGCACGTGGTCGCTGCTGGAGGCCTCCGAAATCAGTAGTGATACCGGGCGGCGAGGATGA
- a CDS encoding CPCC family cysteine-rich protein: MDGGANKASLVGAQLNYQDFGTCDEHRRLRDHSAS, encoded by the coding sequence ATGGACGGCGGAGCGAACAAGGCCTCTCTCGTCGGGGCCCAGCTCAACTACCAGGACTTCGGCACCTGCGACGAGCACCGCCGGCTCCGGGACCACTCCGCGTCATGA
- a CDS encoding alpha-ketoglutarate-dependent dioxygenase AlkB codes for MIGCYALPVEGELFEELSGATRWEDVGKGRQGAVLTRVDGAGGVPLVRTTTRYGSPAQRFRAVHERLARQVQECAGVSAGFNNALVESYSNAYRTMGSHSDQALDLADGSCIALFSCYRYPQAGPPRKLVFESKDAPGGERFEVPLAHNSVVVFSVASNRRLRHKIVLDAPAPAEDNRWLGVTFRTSKTLVRYGEGHAHLPGGARLVLADEEQRSEFYRLRRRENQETDFVYPPLAYTLSESDLLPPV; via the coding sequence GTGATCGGCTGCTACGCCCTGCCGGTCGAGGGGGAGTTGTTCGAGGAGCTTTCCGGGGCGACCCGCTGGGAGGACGTGGGGAAGGGCCGGCAGGGCGCCGTGCTGACCCGGGTCGACGGGGCGGGAGGCGTGCCCCTCGTGCGCACCACCACCCGGTACGGCAGCCCGGCCCAGCGGTTCCGGGCGGTGCACGAACGGCTGGCGCGGCAGGTGCAGGAGTGCGCGGGGGTGTCGGCCGGCTTCAACAACGCCCTCGTCGAGAGCTATTCGAACGCCTATAGGACCATGGGTAGCCATTCCGACCAGGCCCTCGACCTGGCCGACGGGTCGTGCATCGCCCTCTTCTCCTGCTACCGGTATCCGCAGGCGGGTCCGCCGAGGAAGCTCGTCTTCGAATCGAAGGATGCGCCCGGGGGCGAGAGGTTCGAGGTCCCGCTCGCCCACAACAGCGTGGTCGTGTTCTCCGTCGCATCGAACCGGCGGCTCAGGCACAAGATCGTGCTGGACGCGCCGGCCCCGGCGGAGGACAACCGGTGGCTGGGCGTGACCTTCCGGACGTCGAAGACCCTCGTCCGGTACGGGGAGGGCCACGCACACCTCCCGGGCGGTGCGCGCCTCGTGCTGGCGGACGAGGAGCAGAGGAGCGAGTTCTACCGGCTCCGGCGTCGCGAGAACCAGGAAACGGACTTCGTCTACCCCCCGCTGGCGTACACCCTCAGCGAGAGCGATCTGCTGCCGCCCGTCTAG
- a CDS encoding SMP-30/gluconolactonase/LRE family protein, producing the protein MRKLSYALPVAALLTLTAALTTAAAPGPARVSTAFTLPGAKVYPEGIASDARTGTVYVGSYADGTVYRARPGARTAEVFLPSGTDGRHTANGLRVDPRGRLWVTDSTAGVAVYDTATGARLAHFEADPAVPHFINDLTITPDGTAYLTDSVRAVIYRVTPAQLRAGSGALTVGYDLSHQVTPPPPGKFTLNGITSDAAGRYLLAVDMTAGELHRVDLATGALSRVTLTGGDLKAADGLDLSPTGTLRAAHNITNTLSRWQLTPDGTHARLLHTLTDPALQIPTTLAQTPTRTLVVRSQFDKGGPMTPSTGTPTTFSIASVRGL; encoded by the coding sequence ATGCGCAAGCTGTCATACGCCCTGCCCGTCGCCGCCCTCCTGACCCTGACCGCGGCGCTCACCACGGCCGCCGCCCCCGGCCCCGCCCGCGTCTCGACGGCTTTCACGCTGCCCGGCGCGAAGGTCTACCCCGAGGGCATAGCCTCCGACGCCCGCACCGGCACGGTGTACGTCGGCTCGTACGCGGACGGCACCGTCTACCGCGCCCGCCCCGGCGCCCGGACGGCCGAGGTGTTCCTGCCCTCCGGCACCGACGGCCGGCACACCGCCAACGGCCTGCGCGTCGACCCCCGGGGCCGCCTGTGGGTCACCGACTCCACGGCCGGCGTCGCGGTGTACGACACGGCGACCGGCGCCCGCCTGGCCCACTTCGAGGCCGACCCGGCCGTCCCGCACTTCATCAACGACCTGACCATCACCCCGGACGGCACCGCCTACCTGACGGACAGCGTGCGCGCGGTGATCTACCGGGTCACCCCCGCCCAGCTGCGGGCCGGCTCGGGCGCCCTGACGGTGGGCTACGACCTGAGCCACCAGGTCACCCCGCCCCCGCCCGGCAAGTTCACCCTCAACGGCATCACCTCCGACGCGGCGGGCCGCTACCTCCTCGCGGTCGACATGACCGCCGGGGAGCTCCACCGCGTCGACCTCGCCACCGGCGCCCTCAGCCGGGTCACCCTCACGGGCGGCGACCTCAAGGCCGCCGACGGCCTCGACCTCTCCCCCACCGGCACCCTCCGGGCGGCCCACAACATCACCAACACCCTGAGCCGCTGGCAGCTCACCCCGGACGGCACCCACGCCCGCCTGCTCCACACCCTCACGGACCCGGCCCTCCAGATCCCCACCACCCTGGCCCAGACCCCGACCCGCACCCTGGTGGTCCGCTCCCAGTTCGACAAGGGCGGCCCGATGACCCCTTCGACGGGCACCCCGACGACGTTCTCGATCGCCTCGGTCCGGGGCCTGTAG
- a CDS encoding MarR family winged helix-turn-helix transcriptional regulator — MTSMPPEERIGSHVKRAEQALLAAKTTACKPAAVTVPQYAALLWLAEKPGISAAALARLCGVTAPTMNTVLKNLHERGLVERTPHEWHRNVLETRLTAEGRAAMELADAGAVRVETALAGAFTAEEREQLIALLGRCAEALDALK, encoded by the coding sequence ATGACCTCCATGCCCCCCGAGGAGCGCATCGGCTCGCACGTCAAGCGCGCCGAGCAGGCGCTGCTCGCGGCGAAGACCACTGCCTGCAAGCCGGCTGCCGTAACGGTTCCGCAGTACGCGGCCCTGCTCTGGCTCGCCGAGAAGCCGGGCATCTCCGCCGCGGCCCTGGCCCGGCTCTGCGGGGTCACCGCGCCGACGATGAACACCGTGCTGAAGAACCTCCACGAGCGCGGGCTCGTCGAGCGCACCCCGCACGAGTGGCACCGCAACGTGCTGGAGACCCGGCTCACCGCCGAGGGGCGCGCCGCGATGGAGCTCGCCGACGCGGGCGCCGTGCGCGTGGAGACGGCGCTCGCGGGCGCCTTCACCGCGGAGGAGCGCGAGCAGCTCATCGCCCTGCTGGGGCGGTGCGCGGAGGCGCTCGACGCCCTGAAGTGA
- a CDS encoding alpha/beta hydrolase, translating into MHQYPQQSSGHEPERAGGRGKSRRAVWIGAGVAGALLLGGGGFAAYKNEWFDGNGQAVSFGKDHAPATPGKTADGSAKKSASPSASPTPTGDPDVQLPAGPRSEFKQTTKLDDGTVIAKTRLAGAKSGFEGDVWVWAPKEYDDPRYAKSAFPVLIALPGGNGFPANYWSDRSLGLQTAISEGVQAGTSLPFVVIMPVLNPDNKYYYDGADIPGQPKMGTWIAEDVPDFVRANFRTYKSRDGWAFMGSSSGAFVGMKTVLQYPDRFKAVIASGGEIVPDSPLWKGHQAEMDANNPEKLADKLIKAGGPDVYINFQIGTKESGKDRMTKFVQQYGKGPVKTTIRDIQNGEHNGWHYVRGMKEGSLEWISKVLKGPKPEAG; encoded by the coding sequence GTGCATCAGTACCCTCAGCAGTCTTCCGGCCACGAGCCCGAACGGGCCGGGGGCCGCGGGAAGTCGCGGCGCGCGGTGTGGATCGGCGCGGGCGTCGCCGGGGCGCTGCTCCTCGGCGGCGGGGGCTTCGCGGCCTACAAGAACGAGTGGTTCGACGGCAACGGCCAGGCCGTCAGCTTCGGCAAGGACCACGCGCCCGCCACCCCGGGCAAAACCGCCGACGGCTCCGCGAAGAAGAGCGCGAGCCCGTCCGCCTCGCCGACGCCCACCGGTGACCCGGACGTCCAGCTCCCCGCCGGCCCCAGGTCGGAGTTCAAGCAGACGACCAAGCTCGACGACGGCACGGTCATCGCCAAGACGCGCCTGGCCGGGGCCAAGTCCGGCTTCGAGGGGGACGTCTGGGTCTGGGCCCCCAAGGAGTACGACGACCCCAGGTACGCCAAGAGCGCCTTCCCGGTCCTCATCGCCCTCCCCGGCGGCAACGGCTTCCCGGCCAACTACTGGTCCGACCGCAGCCTCGGCCTCCAGACGGCGATCAGCGAGGGGGTCCAGGCCGGGACCAGCCTGCCCTTCGTCGTGATCATGCCGGTGCTCAACCCGGACAACAAGTACTACTACGACGGCGCCGACATACCCGGCCAGCCCAAGATGGGCACCTGGATCGCCGAGGACGTCCCCGACTTCGTCCGCGCCAACTTCCGCACCTACAAGTCCCGCGACGGCTGGGCCTTCATGGGCTCCTCCTCCGGCGCCTTCGTCGGCATGAAGACGGTCCTCCAGTACCCGGACCGCTTCAAGGCCGTGATCGCCAGCGGCGGCGAGATCGTCCCGGACTCGCCGCTGTGGAAGGGCCACCAGGCGGAGATGGACGCGAACAACCCCGAGAAGCTCGCCGACAAGCTGATCAAGGCCGGCGGCCCGGACGTGTACATCAACTTCCAGATCGGCACCAAGGAGTCCGGCAAGGACCGGATGACGAAATTCGTCCAGCAGTACGGCAAGGGCCCCGTCAAGACGACCATCCGCGACATCCAGAACGGCGAGCACAACGGCTGGCACTACGTGCGCGGCATGAAGGAGGGCTCGCTGGAGTGGATCAGCAAGGTGCTGAAGGGCCCGAAGCCCGAAGCCGGCTGA
- a CDS encoding alpha/beta hydrolase → MQYDQQDGGDGGPTTGGPATDGAPATDGGRRPARGPRGRKILIGGGLALALAAGGGAAYGFGLFSDMGDPVSFGKIQESAAAEDIRPGVLMPTGPKSAFVRTSRLPDGTQIAMTTLTGKKSGFTGDVWVWVPKEYDDPRYAKSGFPVLISLPGGRGYPKNYWGTGPGLGLQQAVIDGVKKGTSLPFILVMPVINADTKHHYDGSDIPGQPKMGTWMADDVPDFTRANFRTFTSRDGWAFMGSSSGGFGAFKHVLKYPDRFKAAIASGVDFVPDSPLWKGNRQAMDENNPEKLAELLIREGGPDVYISFQIGTKESGREQTEAFMREYGKGPVHTRLQVIQDGEHNGKSYVRGMREGSLEWISKVMQAPTPDPGVR, encoded by the coding sequence GTGCAGTATGACCAGCAAGACGGCGGCGACGGCGGCCCCACCACCGGCGGGCCCGCCACCGACGGCGCCCCCGCCACCGACGGCGGCCGTCGCCCCGCACGCGGCCCGCGCGGGCGCAAGATCCTCATCGGCGGCGGCCTCGCCCTCGCCCTCGCCGCCGGCGGCGGGGCGGCGTACGGGTTCGGCCTCTTCTCGGACATGGGGGACCCCGTCTCCTTCGGGAAGATCCAGGAGTCGGCGGCCGCCGAGGACATCCGCCCGGGGGTGCTGATGCCCACCGGCCCCAAGTCCGCGTTCGTCCGCACCAGCCGGCTCCCGGACGGCACGCAGATCGCGATGACCACCCTGACCGGCAAGAAGTCCGGCTTCACGGGTGACGTGTGGGTGTGGGTCCCGAAGGAGTACGACGACCCCAGGTACGCCAAGAGCGGCTTCCCCGTCCTGATCTCCCTGCCCGGCGGCCGCGGCTACCCCAAGAACTACTGGGGCACCGGGCCCGGGCTGGGCCTCCAGCAGGCCGTGATCGACGGGGTCAAGAAGGGCACCAGCCTCCCGTTCATCCTGGTCATGCCGGTGATCAACGCCGACACCAAGCACCACTACGACGGCTCCGACATCCCCGGCCAGCCCAAGATGGGCACCTGGATGGCCGATGACGTCCCGGATTTCACGCGGGCCAATTTCCGGACCTTCACCTCCCGCGACGGCTGGGCCTTCATGGGCTCCTCCTCGGGCGGCTTCGGCGCGTTCAAGCACGTCCTGAAGTACCCCGACCGCTTCAAGGCGGCCATCGCGAGCGGCGTCGACTTCGTCCCGGACTCCCCGCTGTGGAAGGGGAACCGGCAGGCGATGGACGAGAACAACCCCGAGAAGCTCGCCGAGCTGCTGATCAGGGAGGGCGGCCCGGACGTCTACATCAGCTTCCAGATCGGCACCAAGGAGAGCGGCCGGGAGCAGACCGAGGCATTCATGAGGGAGTACGGGAAGGGCCCCGTGCACACCCGGCTCCAGGTGATCCAGGATGGGGAGCACAACGGAAAATCGTATGTACGCGGTATGAGGGAGGGCTCCCTGGAGTGGATCAGCAAGGTGATGCAGGCACCCACACCCGACCCCGGCGTGCGATGA
- a CDS encoding trypsin-like serine peptidase — protein sequence MSPVVKGAAATAAAAGIVAVAAAVLLGASGEQPVHPFPTVGVLMANGEHWCTASVVDSPKGNVVATAAHCVAPAGEDGRPGEAAHDGLAIGELSFAPAFSGEGPGTQPLGVWKVRSIHVDERWTKWGDETADFAFLTVEPDGNGRSLQQRVGQGEAPKPDWTSGYEREVTVVGYPESDHNPQNKPVSCTTQTRHDADDPDMLYISCAGFWTGTSGSPWIADRGGTGQPGRLIGVLSGGDTDVDSTAALYDERAKALYEAAARG from the coding sequence ATGAGCCCGGTGGTGAAGGGGGCGGCGGCGACGGCCGCCGCCGCGGGGATCGTGGCGGTGGCCGCCGCCGTGCTCCTCGGGGCGTCCGGCGAACAGCCGGTGCACCCCTTCCCCACCGTCGGCGTGCTCATGGCGAACGGGGAGCACTGGTGCACGGCGAGCGTGGTCGACAGCCCCAAGGGCAACGTCGTCGCGACCGCCGCGCACTGCGTGGCCCCGGCCGGCGAGGACGGCCGGCCCGGCGAGGCCGCGCACGACGGGCTGGCCATCGGCGAACTCTCCTTCGCGCCGGCCTTCTCCGGCGAGGGCCCGGGCACCCAGCCCCTCGGGGTGTGGAAGGTCCGCTCGATCCACGTGGACGAGCGCTGGACGAAATGGGGCGACGAGACCGCCGACTTCGCCTTCCTCACCGTCGAGCCGGACGGGAACGGGCGCAGCCTTCAGCAGCGGGTCGGCCAGGGCGAGGCGCCCAAGCCGGACTGGACCTCCGGGTACGAGCGCGAGGTCACGGTCGTCGGCTACCCCGAGTCCGACCACAACCCGCAGAACAAGCCCGTCTCCTGCACCACCCAGACCCGGCACGACGCGGACGACCCCGACATGCTGTACATCAGCTGCGCCGGCTTCTGGACCGGCACCAGCGGCAGCCCCTGGATCGCCGACCGCGGCGGCACCGGCCAGCCCGGACGGCTCATCGGGGTGCTCAGCGGCGGGGACACCGACGTGGACTCCACGGCCGCGCTGTACGACGAGAGGGCCAAGGCCCTCTACGAAGCGGCGGCCCGGGGCTGA
- a CDS encoding EamA family transporter — protein MSTSIPAEPATAEPDTPHRGTGGAVWTALSLVYVVWGSTYLGIRIVVQTMPPFLSAGARFLSAGLVLAGIVAWRYGPSALRVTRAQLGSTLVVGLLLVLGGNGLVVLAETSVPSGLAALLVAAVPMWVVVLRAVTGDRPPARTLAGVLVGLSGMAVLTSPGLSGEVRLSGVLLVVAGSVTWALGSFSAGRLPLPGNPFTGSVYQMLWGGAAQVAVGLLRGEQRGLDPGSFSTASWLALGYLVLIGSVVGFTAYAWLLQAAPLSLVATYAYVNPVVAVALGALILDEPLTLPIVLGGAIVVAAVGVIVSTERRK, from the coding sequence ATGAGCACCTCGATACCGGCGGAGCCGGCGACGGCGGAACCGGACACTCCCCACCGCGGGACCGGCGGGGCCGTCTGGACGGCCCTCTCCCTCGTGTACGTCGTCTGGGGCTCGACCTACCTCGGCATCCGGATCGTCGTGCAGACCATGCCGCCGTTCCTGTCCGCCGGTGCCCGCTTCCTGTCCGCCGGCCTGGTCCTGGCCGGGATCGTCGCCTGGCGGTACGGGCCTTCCGCGCTGCGCGTCACCCGCGCGCAGCTCGGGTCGACGCTGGTGGTCGGCCTGCTGCTGGTGCTCGGCGGCAACGGCCTGGTCGTCCTGGCCGAGACCTCCGTGCCCTCGGGGCTGGCCGCGCTGCTGGTGGCGGCGGTGCCGATGTGGGTGGTGGTGCTGCGGGCGGTCACCGGGGACCGGCCGCCCGCGCGCACCCTGGCCGGGGTGCTCGTGGGGCTCTCGGGCATGGCGGTCCTGACCAGCCCGGGGCTCAGCGGGGAGGTCCGGCTGTCGGGGGTGCTGCTGGTCGTGGCCGGGTCGGTCACCTGGGCGCTGGGGTCCTTCTCCGCCGGGCGGCTGCCGCTGCCGGGGAACCCGTTCACGGGCAGCGTCTACCAGATGCTGTGGGGCGGGGCCGCCCAGGTGGCGGTCGGGCTGCTGCGCGGCGAGCAGCGCGGTCTGGATCCCGGCTCGTTCTCCACCGCCTCCTGGCTGGCGCTGGGCTACCTGGTGCTGATCGGTTCGGTCGTCGGGTTCACCGCGTACGCGTGGCTGCTCCAGGCGGCGCCGCTGTCGCTGGTGGCCACGTACGCGTACGTCAATCCGGTGGTGGCCGTGGCGCTGGGCGCGCTGATCCTGGACGAGCCGCTGACCCTGCCGATCGTGCTGGGCGGTGCGATCGTGGTGGCGGCGGTGGGCGTGATCGTCAGCACCGAGCGCCGCAAGTAG
- a CDS encoding isocitrate lyase/PEP mutase family protein, with protein sequence MTTTREKATAFAALHTPTAPLPLANAWDVASARIVEAAGAPAVATTSAGVAWSLGAPDGDALARDRALDLVARVASAVRVPVTADIEGGFAADAAGVGETVAGVLAAGAAGVNIEDGTRAPAEHAERLAAARAAADAAGIPLYINARVDTYLFGLGESATRLDETLERASAYLAAGATGIFVPGVTDPAVIAELARGIDAPLNVLVGPGAPSVGELGALGVARVSLGSWVAEAAYAVARRAAEELLAGGTYGSLGGSLPYGELNALLKG encoded by the coding sequence ATGACGACCACACGTGAAAAGGCCACCGCCTTCGCCGCCCTCCACACCCCCACCGCCCCCCTCCCCCTCGCCAACGCCTGGGACGTGGCCAGCGCCCGGATCGTCGAGGCCGCCGGGGCCCCGGCCGTGGCGACGACCAGTGCCGGGGTCGCCTGGTCGCTCGGGGCGCCCGACGGGGACGCGCTCGCGCGGGACCGGGCCCTGGACCTGGTCGCGCGGGTCGCCTCCGCCGTCCGCGTCCCCGTCACCGCCGACATCGAGGGCGGCTTCGCCGCCGACGCCGCCGGGGTCGGGGAGACCGTCGCCGGCGTGCTCGCCGCCGGCGCGGCCGGCGTGAACATCGAGGACGGCACCCGCGCCCCCGCCGAGCACGCGGAGCGCCTGGCCGCCGCCCGTGCGGCCGCCGACGCCGCCGGGATCCCGCTGTACATCAACGCCCGCGTGGACACGTACCTCTTCGGCCTCGGCGAGAGCGCGACCCGCCTCGACGAGACCCTGGAGCGCGCCTCCGCCTACCTGGCCGCCGGCGCCACCGGCATCTTCGTGCCCGGTGTCACCGACCCCGCCGTCATCGCGGAGCTCGCCCGCGGCATCGACGCCCCGCTCAACGTCCTCGTCGGGCCCGGCGCCCCCTCCGTCGGCGAACTCGGCGCCCTCGGCGTGGCCCGCGTCAGCCTCGGCTCCTGGGTGGCGGAGGCCGCGTATGCCGTCGCCCGCCGGGCCGCCGAGGAGCTGCTCGCCGGCGGAACCTACGGCTCCCTCGGCGGCTCCCTCCCGTACGGCGAGCTGAACGCCCTGCTCAAGGGCTGA
- a CDS encoding pyridoxal-phosphate dependent enzyme, which produces MTHALPDYVCSEDGTRADVRTAPWCCPVCGGPWDLDFTPDPAIPLEPAAGPHSLWRFAPALPLPGAFAVTLSEGHTPMLPLGDRIHAKLDYLMPTLSFKDRGAVMLAELARRLGPERVVADSSGNAGTSVAAYCARAGLRCEVFVPEGTSEKKTAQMRAHGAAVRIVPGGREAAAKAARAVADEPGVFYASHVFNPYFLHGTKTYVYEVWEALGGRLPEVLVVPVGNGTLLLGAALAVAELGRRGVRAPALVGVQAEAVSPLAAAFAAGAEEAEPVEQRPTLAEGIAIPAPPRARQILAAVRTSGGTILTVPDARVREAQRDLAGRGLFVEPTAAACWAAVGPGAPGDPLQGRTTVLPLCGAGAKSGLAP; this is translated from the coding sequence ATGACGCACGCACTTCCTGACTACGTCTGCTCGGAGGACGGGACGCGCGCGGATGTCCGGACCGCGCCGTGGTGCTGTCCGGTCTGCGGCGGCCCGTGGGACCTCGACTTCACACCCGATCCGGCCATTCCCCTGGAGCCGGCGGCCGGCCCGCACTCGCTGTGGCGGTTCGCGCCGGCGCTGCCGCTGCCGGGGGCGTTCGCGGTCACCCTCTCCGAGGGGCACACCCCGATGCTCCCGCTCGGGGACCGGATTCACGCCAAACTCGACTACCTGATGCCGACGCTCTCCTTCAAGGACCGGGGCGCGGTGATGCTGGCGGAGCTGGCCCGGCGGCTGGGCCCCGAGCGGGTGGTCGCCGACAGCAGCGGGAACGCCGGGACCTCGGTCGCGGCGTACTGCGCGCGGGCCGGGCTGAGGTGTGAAGTTTTCGTGCCCGAGGGCACCTCGGAGAAGAAGACCGCCCAGATGCGCGCGCACGGGGCGGCGGTACGGATCGTGCCGGGCGGCCGCGAGGCCGCGGCCAAGGCCGCCCGGGCGGTGGCGGACGAACCGGGGGTCTTCTACGCGAGCCACGTCTTCAACCCGTACTTCCTGCACGGCACGAAGACGTACGTGTACGAGGTCTGGGAGGCCCTGGGCGGCCGGCTCCCCGAAGTGCTGGTCGTCCCCGTCGGCAACGGCACGCTGCTGCTGGGCGCGGCCCTGGCGGTGGCGGAGCTGGGCCGGCGGGGCGTACGGGCGCCGGCGCTGGTCGGGGTGCAGGCGGAGGCGGTGTCGCCGCTGGCGGCGGCCTTCGCGGCGGGGGCGGAGGAGGCGGAGCCGGTGGAGCAGCGGCCGACGCTCGCCGAGGGCATCGCGATCCCGGCGCCGCCGCGGGCCCGCCAGATCCTGGCGGCGGTCCGGACGTCGGGCGGCACGATCCTGACCGTCCCGGACGCGCGGGTGCGCGAGGCGCAGCGCGACCTGGCCGGGCGGGGGCTGTTCGTCGAGCCGACGGCCGCCGCCTGCTGGGCGGCGGTGGGGCCGGGCGCCCCCGGCGACCCCCTCCAGGGGCGCACGACGGTCCTCCCCCTGTGCGGAGCCGGCGCCAAGTCCGGCCTGGCCCCCTGA
- a CDS encoding S8 family peptidase: MSVMRHTRRKTAGIATAVALALGAAAALPASAASAAGGGAQGVIENAGVAGAVPGSYIVTLKDSAARSTADSGRAVAKRYGARIDRTYSAALNGYSVEVSEAQAKKLAADPAVASVVQNRTFTVDATQPSPPSWGLDRIDQRALPLDQSYTYPDKAGEGVTAYIIDTGVRITHQDLGGRASYGYDAIDNDNTAQDGHGHGTHVAGTVAGNSYGVAKKAKIVGVRVLDNNGSGTTAQVVAGIDWVTRNAVKPAVANMSLGGGADSALDTAVRNSIASGITYGVAAGNESTDASTKSPARVAEAITVGATTNTDAKASYSNYGSILDIFAPGSSITSSWGTGDTATNTISGTSMATPHVVGAAALYLSQNPSATPAQVRDGLVAAATPNVVTGPGTGSPNRLLNVGAGTTPPSGPRFENTADYAVNDNATVESPITVSGVSGNAPATLGVSVDIKHTYIGDLKVDLVAPDGTLYNLHNRTGGSADDIVKTVTVNASSEVANGVWKLRVSDNAAADTGKIDSWALQF, from the coding sequence ATGTCCGTGATGCGTCACACCCGCCGGAAGACCGCCGGCATCGCGACCGCCGTGGCCCTCGCGCTCGGCGCCGCCGCCGCGTTACCCGCCTCCGCCGCCTCCGCGGCCGGCGGGGGCGCGCAGGGCGTCATCGAGAACGCGGGCGTCGCCGGGGCCGTCCCCGGCAGCTACATCGTCACGCTGAAGGACTCCGCCGCCCGCTCCACCGCCGACAGTGGCAGGGCCGTCGCCAAGCGGTACGGCGCGAGGATCGACCGGACCTACAGCGCCGCCCTCAACGGCTACTCCGTGGAGGTCTCCGAGGCGCAGGCGAAGAAGCTCGCGGCCGACCCGGCCGTCGCCTCCGTCGTGCAGAACCGCACCTTCACCGTCGACGCCACCCAGCCCAGCCCGCCGTCCTGGGGCCTGGACCGGATCGACCAGCGCGCCCTCCCCCTCGACCAGAGCTACACCTACCCCGACAAGGCCGGCGAGGGCGTCACCGCGTACATCATCGACACGGGCGTCCGCATCACCCACCAGGACCTGGGCGGCCGCGCCTCCTACGGCTACGACGCCATCGACAACGACAACACCGCCCAGGACGGCCACGGCCACGGCACCCATGTCGCCGGCACCGTCGCGGGCAACAGCTACGGCGTCGCCAAGAAGGCGAAGATCGTCGGCGTCCGCGTCCTCGACAACAACGGATCCGGCACCACCGCCCAGGTGGTCGCGGGCATCGACTGGGTGACCCGCAACGCCGTCAAGCCCGCCGTGGCCAACATGTCGCTCGGCGGCGGCGCCGACTCCGCGCTCGACACCGCCGTGCGCAACTCCATCGCCTCCGGCATCACCTACGGCGTCGCGGCCGGCAACGAGTCCACCGACGCCTCCACCAAGTCCCCGGCGCGCGTGGCCGAGGCCATCACCGTGGGTGCGACCACCAACACCGACGCGAAGGCGAGCTACTCCAACTACGGCTCCATCCTGGACATCTTCGCGCCGGGCTCCTCCATCACCTCCTCGTGGGGCACGGGCGACACCGCGACGAACACCATCTCCGGCACGTCGATGGCCACCCCGCACGTCGTGGGCGCGGCCGCCCTCTACCTCTCCCAGAACCCCTCGGCCACTCCGGCGCAGGTCCGCGACGGCCTGGTCGCGGCGGCCACCCCGAACGTGGTGACGGGCCCCGGCACCGGCTCGCCCAACCGGCTGCTGAACGTGGGCGCCGGCACCACCCCGCCCAGCGGCCCGCGCTTCGAGAACACCGCCGACTACGCCGTCAACGACAACGCGACGGTCGAGTCCCCGATCACCGTCAGCGGGGTCTCCGGCAACGCCCCGGCGACGCTGGGCGTGTCGGTGGACATCAAGCACACCTACATCGGCGACCTGAAGGTCGACCTGGTCGCCCCCGACGGCACCCTCTACAACCTGCACAACCGTACGGGCGGCAGCGCGGACGACATCGTCAAGACGGTCACGGTCAACGCCTCCTCCGAGGTCGCCAACGGGGTCTGGAAGCTGCGCGTGAGCGACAACGCGGCCGCCGACACCGGCAAGATCGACTCCTGGGCGCTGCAGTTCTGA